A region from the Rhodohalobacter sp. SW132 genome encodes:
- a CDS encoding PHP domain-containing protein: MGKADLHIHTNASDGACTPQEILDKAVEKGLKTISITDHDSIKGYKKARELNGGRIELLPGVEMSVQWKDKEVHLLGYCFDPDDEEVNLMMLRQSRARRKRMAKIVDHLQHKGIDIDLDEVKAEAGFSNIGRPHAASVLLNKGVVGSVNEAFIRYLSSEKLGSIGTEYCTLGEAIRCMKKAGGVLSLAHPGPLYSQNEIDELMEQGIDGIECIHPSHPYPVQKNFSKIAKKNNFLVTGGSDYHGSRRSDYDPYFGIVTLGEKHVEALKRLSQQRSKIN, from the coding sequence TTGGGAAAAGCCGATCTTCATATTCATACGAATGCTTCAGACGGAGCATGTACACCTCAGGAAATACTTGATAAAGCAGTAGAGAAAGGTCTGAAAACCATATCCATAACCGATCACGACTCGATTAAAGGATATAAAAAAGCGAGAGAACTGAACGGCGGAAGAATAGAACTGCTGCCCGGGGTAGAGATGTCTGTTCAATGGAAGGATAAAGAGGTTCATCTTTTAGGGTATTGTTTTGACCCCGATGATGAAGAAGTAAATCTTATGATGCTTCGTCAAAGCCGCGCTCGAAGGAAACGGATGGCAAAAATAGTGGATCATCTGCAGCATAAAGGGATCGACATCGACCTCGATGAAGTAAAAGCAGAGGCGGGTTTTAGCAATATTGGCCGGCCGCATGCCGCATCTGTCCTGTTGAATAAAGGTGTAGTGGGATCGGTGAATGAGGCATTTATCCGGTATCTTTCATCGGAAAAACTTGGCTCTATTGGTACGGAGTATTGCACGCTTGGAGAAGCGATACGCTGTATGAAAAAAGCAGGCGGCGTACTATCGCTTGCCCACCCGGGTCCGCTCTACTCACAAAATGAAATTGATGAATTGATGGAGCAGGGAATCGACGGTATTGAATGCATTCATCCCAGCCACCCTTACCCGGTTCAAAAAAACTTTTCAAAGATTGCGAAAAAAAATAATTTTTTGGTTACCGGCGGAAGTGATTATCATGGGTCGCGGCGCTCTGATTACGATCCCTATTTTGGGATTGTAACACTGGGCGAGAAACATGTAGAAGCATTAAAACGGTTATCGCAGCAGCGATCAAAAATAAATTAG
- a CDS encoding LysM peptidoglycan-binding domain-containing protein produces MKSFTLLSLFILWGALVHAQQSSDTGEAESNVPKKLIPYTNPLLNIGEDRVPVEETRELGELEKETMQRISDVYRIHVLAIDAQIQGDLVQAERHINDAFASIQSLMDDYPEVQNNQRFAALYRSVMAEYREFYAISEPMNDVEGDIFAIQDELFSEKDEWIAEGYNLPDNLTFNRTEVPLVQNQHVNRHLMYYTLRRPEVMERWLERSEYYFPMMLEIFEEEGAPKELIHLSMIESGLVPTARSWASAVGLWQFIRATGAMYGLEVNWWIDERRDPVKSTRAAARHLNDLYDIWGDWHLALAGYNISPRGLRRAIRAGGNVEDYWVAFPYLPRETRGYVPGFIAATMVAMNPEEFGFQSSYGGERYRYDVVDVDGLMPLDALANAAGITTNELKSYNPELLRWATPPGDSYPLKLPVGTRDEFLIAYQEIPKEERAQEIAMHTVSRGETLGFIAQRYGTSVRSLYETNEGLSNVIHPGQRIVVPIAPGSMEQISSDRPSNQPGATASASRTQSNQNQVQAPPNTTSVTYTVKSGDTIGHIAEWYDVRAWQLRAWNGISNTIRVGQQLTVHVPSNRQAYYRQVDDLAFSKKQELERRQRSGEDIFALRFDEASSSGNGSVNYTVRRNETLGGIARRHGVSVAAIQQENNLNGTTIYAGQTLTIPTN; encoded by the coding sequence ATGAAATCATTCACTTTGCTCTCCCTGTTCATCCTTTGGGGAGCCCTCGTTCATGCCCAGCAATCATCTGACACAGGGGAAGCCGAAAGCAACGTTCCTAAAAAGCTGATCCCATATACCAATCCGCTTCTCAATATAGGAGAAGACCGGGTGCCTGTGGAAGAAACCCGCGAACTGGGAGAGCTTGAAAAAGAGACAATGCAGAGAATATCTGATGTCTATCGAATTCATGTACTGGCTATTGATGCACAGATTCAGGGTGATCTGGTACAGGCTGAAAGACATATAAACGATGCTTTTGCGTCCATTCAGTCGTTGATGGATGACTATCCTGAGGTTCAAAACAACCAGCGGTTTGCAGCGCTCTACAGAAGCGTGATGGCCGAATACAGGGAGTTTTACGCGATTTCTGAACCGATGAACGACGTTGAAGGAGATATTTTTGCGATCCAGGATGAACTCTTCTCTGAAAAAGATGAGTGGATTGCAGAAGGATATAACCTTCCGGATAACCTTACCTTTAACCGAACGGAAGTGCCGCTTGTACAAAATCAGCACGTAAACCGGCACCTGATGTACTACACGCTGCGTCGGCCCGAAGTTATGGAGCGGTGGCTTGAGCGTTCGGAGTACTATTTCCCGATGATGCTAGAAATTTTTGAAGAGGAGGGAGCGCCCAAAGAGCTCATTCACCTCTCGATGATTGAAAGCGGCCTGGTGCCAACCGCACGAAGCTGGGCATCAGCAGTTGGCCTGTGGCAGTTCATCCGCGCTACCGGTGCGATGTACGGCCTGGAAGTGAACTGGTGGATTGATGAACGCCGTGATCCGGTAAAATCAACCCGTGCTGCGGCGCGCCACCTGAATGATCTGTATGATATTTGGGGTGACTGGCACCTGGCCCTGGCTGGATACAATATCAGCCCGAGAGGGTTACGCCGCGCGATACGTGCAGGCGGTAATGTTGAAGATTACTGGGTAGCATTTCCTTACCTGCCCCGCGAAACCCGCGGATACGTGCCCGGTTTTATTGCTGCGACAATGGTTGCCATGAACCCGGAAGAGTTCGGTTTTCAGAGCAGCTACGGAGGAGAACGGTACCGGTATGATGTAGTGGATGTAGACGGCCTGATGCCGCTTGATGCACTGGCCAATGCCGCCGGAATCACCACAAACGAATTGAAAAGTTACAACCCGGAATTACTTCGCTGGGCAACACCTCCCGGCGATTCATACCCGCTGAAACTTCCGGTGGGAACCAGGGACGAATTTTTAATTGCCTACCAGGAGATCCCAAAAGAAGAGCGTGCGCAGGAAATTGCCATGCATACAGTAAGCAGGGGAGAAACCCTTGGGTTCATCGCTCAGCGATACGGCACATCCGTTCGCTCACTTTATGAAACCAATGAAGGGCTTAGTAATGTAATCCACCCGGGACAGCGAATTGTTGTACCCATCGCACCGGGGTCCATGGAGCAGATTTCTTCTGACAGGCCGTCAAATCAGCCCGGAGCTACAGCATCGGCATCCCGAACGCAAAGCAATCAAAACCAGGTGCAGGCTCCGCCAAACACAACTTCTGTAACCTACACCGTAAAAAGCGGGGATACGATTGGCCATATTGCAGAGTGGTACGATGTGAGGGCCTGGCAGCTGCGGGCATGGAACGGAATTTCAAATACGATTCGGGTTGGTCAGCAGTTAACAGTTCACGTACCCAGCAACAGGCAGGCGTACTACCGGCAGGTTGATGATCTTGCATTCTCCAAAAAACAGGAGCTCGAGCGCCGACAACGATCCGGAGAAGATATTTTTGCTCTCCGGTTTGATGAGGCCTCTTCATCAGGCAACGGTTCGGTAAATTATACCGTAAGGCGTAATGAAACGCTGGGCGGTATTGCCAGGCGTCATGGCGTATCTGTTGCTGCTATACAGCAGGAGAATAATCTGAACGGAACAACTATTTATGCCGGTCAGACTCTGACCATACCAACGAATTAA
- a CDS encoding NAD+ synthase: MKIRLHQLNPTIGDLEGNKKLILKAYAKAADDGIDLLILPEMVTTGYPVQDLLERPVFRDSVYSLNRELIETTKEFRTGLLFGSMTPNLSGLGRKMYNSAILAAEGEKKGVVHKSLLPTYDVFDDLRYFEPNRSFDCLELNGVKLGVTICEDIWYNENEVQYHTYEIDPARRLRDAGAELIINISASPFTQTKHENRLHMLGKHAKELNCPVLYCNQVGSHTEIVFEGDSMALNPDGKPVVSTVAFEESYADVEFTGGESLRGVDKGGYPKTPEERFFKAIKLGLGDYLSKTGVTDKVLLGLSGGIDSALVAVLAAETVGPENVTAITMPGEFSSEGSVSDSQKLADALGFSLYEIPINTIYDQFNGQLQPLFKNEPFGVAEENLQSRIRGTLLMTYSNKFNAFLLATGNKSEYAVGYATLYGDMNGAIAPIGDLYKTEIYKLAEWLNRSYYKREVIPQEIITKPPSAELRPDQKDSDSLPDYDTLDSILYQYIELQRSVGEISDSGIDPGTVKKIISIIDRQEFKRFQAAPIIKLTSKAFGTGRRRPLVQQWTSQEMDKGEK; the protein is encoded by the coding sequence ATGAAAATTCGCCTGCACCAGTTAAATCCAACGATCGGTGATCTGGAAGGAAACAAAAAACTCATCCTGAAGGCGTATGCCAAAGCTGCAGATGATGGAATAGATCTGCTTATACTTCCCGAGATGGTCACCACCGGTTACCCGGTTCAGGATCTGCTTGAGCGGCCAGTATTTCGGGATTCGGTCTACAGTCTTAATCGCGAATTGATAGAGACAACAAAGGAATTTCGCACTGGACTGCTGTTCGGTTCGATGACGCCAAACCTGTCTGGACTGGGCCGCAAGATGTATAATTCTGCGATTCTTGCAGCTGAAGGCGAGAAAAAAGGTGTGGTTCATAAATCACTTTTGCCGACTTATGATGTATTTGATGATCTCCGGTATTTTGAACCGAACCGCTCATTTGATTGTCTTGAGCTGAACGGAGTGAAACTGGGCGTTACGATTTGCGAAGATATCTGGTACAATGAAAATGAGGTGCAATATCACACCTATGAGATCGATCCAGCCCGGAGGCTTCGGGACGCCGGTGCAGAGCTGATTATCAATATATCTGCGTCGCCATTTACGCAAACCAAGCATGAAAACCGTCTGCATATGCTGGGCAAGCACGCAAAAGAACTGAATTGTCCGGTTCTTTATTGCAACCAGGTGGGTTCCCACACGGAAATTGTGTTTGAAGGGGACTCCATGGCGCTCAACCCGGATGGTAAGCCCGTGGTTTCGACCGTGGCATTTGAAGAATCATACGCTGATGTTGAGTTCACCGGGGGAGAATCACTACGTGGTGTAGATAAAGGAGGGTACCCCAAAACGCCGGAGGAACGTTTTTTCAAAGCGATAAAATTGGGGCTCGGCGATTATCTTTCTAAAACCGGAGTGACTGACAAGGTGTTGCTTGGGTTAAGCGGCGGTATCGATTCGGCCCTGGTGGCCGTTCTGGCTGCAGAAACAGTTGGGCCGGAGAATGTAACGGCGATCACGATGCCGGGTGAATTTTCCAGTGAAGGGAGTGTAAGCGATTCACAAAAACTGGCGGATGCGCTCGGGTTTTCGCTGTATGAGATTCCCATTAACACAATATACGATCAGTTCAACGGCCAGCTTCAGCCGCTTTTTAAAAATGAACCATTTGGTGTTGCGGAGGAAAATCTGCAGAGCCGAATTCGCGGTACGCTGCTGATGACCTATTCCAATAAATTCAACGCTTTTCTTCTGGCCACCGGAAATAAATCGGAATATGCGGTTGGGTATGCTACCCTTTACGGAGATATGAACGGCGCCATCGCACCGATCGGTGATCTGTACAAAACGGAAATTTATAAACTGGCGGAGTGGCTGAATCGATCTTATTACAAACGGGAAGTGATTCCTCAGGAGATTATTACAAAACCGCCAAGTGCAGAACTAAGGCCGGATCAGAAAGACAGCGATTCTTTACCCGATTACGATACACTTGATTCCATTCTTTATCAGTATATTGAACTGCAGCGCAGCGTGGGTGAAATATCGGACTCCGGTATCGATCCCGGAACCGTAAAAAAAATAATATCCATTATTGATCGCCAGGAGTTTAAAAGATTTCAGGCTGCGCCGATAATTAAGTTAACCTCAAAAGCGTTCGGTACCGGACGCCGTCGACCGTTGGTACAGCAATGGACTTCACAGGAGATGGATAAAGGTGAAAAATAA
- a CDS encoding S41 family peptidase, with amino-acid sequence MFKKRSGLLWALLITIFLISSLAFVRQGDLYFQIKKQLTIFGDVYKEVATMYVEEVSPERIMRSGVNAMLRELDPYTVFIDEGEQQQMEIISQGTYGGIGLDAGFRGDQIVVIAPLEGYPAERAGIRSGDVILSINEVAVEGMNPDEVQQLTIGDAGTEVSLTIRRSGIEEPIRFDLVRERIEVKNIEYSGLIEGHENLAYLQLTRFGQRSAEEIREKLLGFKDQGSLDGLILDLRNNPGGLLNEAVEIVDKFVEPGVTVVETKGRMANQNTVFVTDEPAVFEDLPIVVLMNRGSASASEVVAGALQDLDRAVVVGQTSFGKGLVQTVRPLSYNTSLKITISQYYIPSGRSIQSVDYAGENGIEGRQIPDSLRRAFTTKNGRTVYDGLGIEPDIKVDEGEDSRARVALLQNNKFFFFTADYIAEHGEDEEPEDAYEKFLDYLERENFSYQLSADQHLEQLLASSEQFHDEAESAHLIRALERSVERKKDEDLRNNREFIEQKLTEEWAAQTGSAELRAQNRLRTDRSVQEAIRLIGDIEGYHAILNP; translated from the coding sequence ATGTTCAAAAAACGATCCGGTCTACTCTGGGCTCTGTTAATCACAATCTTTTTGATCTCTTCGCTGGCTTTTGTCCGGCAGGGAGATCTTTACTTTCAGATAAAAAAACAGCTCACCATTTTTGGTGATGTTTATAAAGAAGTAGCCACTATGTATGTGGAAGAGGTGAGCCCGGAACGGATCATGAGAAGCGGAGTGAATGCTATGCTTCGTGAACTTGACCCTTATACGGTATTCATTGATGAGGGTGAACAGCAGCAGATGGAAATAATCTCCCAGGGAACCTATGGCGGAATTGGTCTGGATGCTGGTTTCAGAGGCGATCAGATAGTCGTCATCGCACCGCTTGAAGGGTATCCTGCCGAAAGAGCCGGAATTCGTTCGGGAGATGTGATCCTTTCCATTAATGAAGTAGCGGTGGAAGGCATGAACCCCGATGAGGTGCAGCAGCTTACCATTGGCGATGCTGGCACGGAGGTTTCACTAACAATTCGCCGGTCGGGCATCGAAGAGCCGATCAGGTTTGATTTGGTGCGGGAACGGATTGAGGTGAAAAACATTGAATATTCCGGACTGATTGAAGGGCATGAAAATCTTGCATACCTGCAGCTCACGCGGTTTGGTCAGCGCTCCGCCGAAGAAATCCGGGAAAAATTACTTGGATTTAAAGACCAGGGCAGCCTGGACGGCCTGATTCTTGATCTGAGAAATAATCCGGGTGGCTTGCTGAATGAAGCCGTTGAAATCGTGGATAAATTTGTTGAACCCGGAGTTACGGTAGTAGAAACGAAGGGCCGGATGGCCAATCAGAACACAGTTTTTGTTACGGATGAGCCGGCAGTATTTGAAGATCTTCCTATTGTTGTTTTAATGAACCGGGGCAGTGCCAGTGCATCGGAGGTTGTGGCGGGTGCGCTGCAGGATCTCGATCGCGCCGTAGTGGTGGGTCAGACAAGCTTCGGTAAAGGCCTGGTGCAGACTGTGCGTCCGCTTTCCTACAATACCTCGCTGAAAATAACAATTTCACAATACTACATCCCGAGCGGCAGAAGTATCCAGTCGGTCGATTATGCAGGTGAAAATGGTATCGAAGGCCGCCAGATCCCGGATTCGCTGCGGCGGGCATTTACGACCAAAAATGGCCGAACGGTTTACGACGGTCTCGGAATCGAACCGGATATAAAAGTTGACGAGGGTGAAGATTCCCGGGCAAGGGTCGCACTGTTGCAGAACAATAAATTCTTTTTCTTTACCGCTGATTATATAGCTGAACATGGAGAAGATGAAGAACCAGAAGACGCATATGAGAAGTTTTTGGACTACCTGGAGCGCGAGAATTTCAGCTATCAGCTGAGTGCCGATCAGCATTTGGAACAGCTTCTGGCCAGTAGTGAGCAATTTCATGATGAAGCTGAATCTGCACATTTAATTCGCGCACTTGAGCGCTCTGTTGAAAGGAAAAAAGATGAGGATCTCAGAAATAACCGGGAATTTATCGAACAAAAACTAACCGAAGAGTGGGCAGCTCAAACGGGTTCAGCCGAACTCAGAGCCCAAAACAGGCTGCGAACCGATCGGTCCGTTCAGGAAGCGATCCGGCTGATCGGAGACATTGAAGGATATCACGCAATTTTAAACCCGTAG
- the ribH gene encoding 6,7-dimethyl-8-ribityllumazine synthase, whose product MDWKKKRIAVVAAKWNSFVTDDMLEGAVAALKGKGIPDNQIFTYRCPGSYELPLACKMCIDELNVDGVVAIGAVIKGGTPHFHYVCDAVNKGIAELNIRYGLPVSFGVLTTDNVEQAMERAGIDKGNKGAEAALAVCDMLELSHSVKNSNS is encoded by the coding sequence ATGGATTGGAAAAAGAAACGAATTGCAGTTGTAGCAGCCAAATGGAACTCGTTTGTTACGGATGATATGCTGGAAGGAGCCGTTGCCGCACTCAAAGGAAAAGGAATACCTGATAATCAAATTTTTACATACCGCTGCCCCGGTTCTTATGAGCTTCCCCTTGCCTGTAAAATGTGCATTGACGAATTAAATGTGGACGGTGTGGTGGCCATTGGCGCAGTTATAAAAGGAGGAACCCCACATTTTCATTATGTATGTGATGCTGTAAATAAAGGGATTGCAGAGTTAAATATACGATATGGGCTTCCTGTTTCGTTCGGAGTGCTTACAACGGACAACGTGGAACAGGCGATGGAACGTGCAGGAATTGATAAAGGGAACAAAGGTGCGGAAGCTGCGCTTGCAGTATGTGATATGCTGGAGCTGAGCCATTCGGTAAAGAATTCTAATTCTTAA